A region from the Saccharomonospora azurea NA-128 genome encodes:
- a CDS encoding pyruvate dehydrogenase, giving the protein MANQTVAEQLVDMLVQAGVERIYGVVGDSLNPVTDAVRRSPKIEWVQVRHEEAAAFAAGAEAQITGKLTACAGSCGPGNLHLINGLYDAHRSSAPVVAIAAHIPSEDIGTSYFQETHPDRLFQECSHYAEMIQTPDQMPQTAQIAIQTAIGRGGVSVLVLPGDVAGMDLPRRRTEMALATGGPTVRPGEAEVERLAAMVDEAERVTLFCGRGVADAHDEVMAFAEKALAPVGHALRGKEWIQYDNPFDVGMSGLLGYGAAYEAMHECDLLILLGTDFPYRPFLPDNVRIAQVDIRPEALGRRSRLDHGVCGDVRETLRAVTPRVRRKTDRRFLDRMLRKHADVLENVVSAYTTDVEHHKPIHPEYVAAVLDDEAADDAIFTVDTGMCNVWAARYLSPNGRRRMIGSYTHGSMANAMPQAIGAQLPSMARQVIAMAGDGGFSMLMGDFLTLVHYGLPVKVLVFNNSSLSMVDLEMLVAGLPPHATTYPDTDYAAIARASGAHGVRIEDPRDVRSGLRDVLDHDGPALLDVVTDPNALSIPPRITGQQLTGFALATSKMVLQGGVGRMIQIARSNLRSIPRP; this is encoded by the coding sequence ATGGCCAACCAGACGGTGGCCGAGCAGTTGGTGGACATGCTGGTCCAGGCCGGTGTGGAACGGATCTACGGCGTCGTGGGGGACAGTCTCAACCCGGTCACCGATGCCGTCCGGCGCAGTCCCAAGATCGAGTGGGTGCAGGTGCGGCACGAGGAGGCGGCGGCGTTCGCCGCCGGTGCCGAGGCGCAGATCACCGGCAAGCTCACCGCGTGCGCGGGCAGCTGCGGGCCCGGCAACCTCCACCTGATCAACGGTCTGTACGACGCACACCGCAGTTCCGCGCCCGTGGTCGCCATCGCGGCGCACATTCCGAGCGAGGACATCGGGACGTCGTACTTCCAGGAGACGCATCCCGACCGGCTGTTCCAGGAGTGCAGCCACTACGCGGAGATGATTCAGACCCCCGACCAGATGCCGCAGACCGCGCAGATCGCCATTCAGACCGCGATCGGTCGTGGTGGGGTGTCCGTGCTGGTCCTGCCCGGCGACGTCGCCGGTATGGACCTGCCCCGCCGGCGCACCGAGATGGCGCTCGCGACCGGTGGGCCCACGGTGCGCCCGGGGGAGGCCGAGGTCGAGCGCCTCGCCGCGATGGTCGACGAGGCGGAGCGGGTGACGCTGTTCTGCGGGCGCGGGGTCGCCGACGCGCACGACGAGGTGATGGCGTTCGCGGAGAAGGCGCTCGCCCCGGTCGGGCACGCGCTGCGGGGCAAGGAGTGGATCCAGTACGACAACCCGTTCGACGTCGGCATGTCCGGGTTGCTCGGCTACGGTGCCGCGTACGAGGCGATGCACGAGTGCGATCTGCTGATCCTGCTGGGCACCGACTTCCCGTACCGGCCCTTCCTGCCGGACAACGTGCGGATCGCGCAGGTGGACATCCGCCCGGAGGCGCTGGGCCGACGCTCACGGCTCGACCACGGGGTGTGCGGCGACGTCCGCGAGACGTTGCGGGCGGTGACGCCCCGCGTGCGCCGCAAGACCGACCGGCGATTCCTCGACCGGATGCTGCGCAAGCACGCCGACGTGCTGGAGAACGTCGTCTCCGCCTACACCACCGACGTGGAGCACCACAAGCCCATCCACCCGGAGTACGTGGCCGCCGTGCTGGACGACGAAGCCGCCGACGACGCGATCTTCACGGTGGACACCGGCATGTGCAACGTCTGGGCGGCCCGCTACCTCAGCCCCAACGGGCGTCGCCGGATGATCGGCTCGTACACCCACGGTTCGATGGCGAACGCCATGCCGCAGGCCATCGGCGCCCAGCTGCCCTCGATGGCACGGCAGGTCATCGCCATGGCGGGTGACGGCGGATTCTCGATGCTGATGGGCGACTTCCTCACGCTGGTCCACTATGGACTTCCGGTGAAGGTCCTGGTGTTCAACAACTCGTCGTTGAGCATGGTGGATCTGGAGATGCTCGTCGCCGGGCTGCCGCCCCACGCCACGACGTACCCGGACACCGACTACGCGGCCATCGCGCGCGCCTCGGGAGCCCACGGCGTGCGCATCGAGGACCCTCGCGACGTGCGCAGCGGCCTGCGGGACGTCCTCGACCACGACGGGCCCGCGTTGCTGGACGTCGTCACCGACCCGAACGCGTTGTCCATCCCGCCGCGCATCACCGGCCAGCAGCTCACCGGCTTCGCGCTGGCGACGAGCAAGATGGTGTTGCAGGGCGGAGTGGGCCGCATGATCCAGATCGCGCGGTCGAACCTCCGCAGCATCCCGCGGCCCTGA
- a CDS encoding MBL fold metallo-hydrolase, translated as MSERLYFRQLLSGRDFAVGDPVATQMRNFTYLIGDRDTREAVIVDPAYAVDDLVNVLSDDDMRLVGVLATHHHPDHVGGDLLGFSLPGVAELLAHVQVPVHVAAAELEWVRRTTGVSKTDLVAHDHDDRLDIGAVSLRLLHTPGHTPGSQCFLLDGALIAGDTLFLDGCGRTDLPGGDVDAMYRSLQWLANLPGDPVVYPGHWYSAEPSASLSNVRRDNVVFRPRSLEQWRTMFGG; from the coding sequence ATGTCCGAGCGCTTGTATTTCCGGCAACTGCTGTCCGGGCGGGACTTCGCCGTCGGTGACCCCGTCGCCACCCAGATGCGCAACTTCACCTACCTGATCGGCGACCGCGACACCCGCGAGGCGGTGATCGTCGACCCCGCGTACGCGGTCGACGACCTGGTCAACGTGCTGTCGGACGACGACATGCGCCTCGTCGGGGTGCTCGCCACGCACCATCACCCCGACCACGTCGGCGGTGATCTCCTCGGCTTCTCGCTGCCGGGTGTGGCCGAGCTGCTGGCCCACGTGCAGGTGCCGGTGCACGTCGCCGCCGCGGAACTGGAGTGGGTCCGCCGCACCACCGGTGTGTCGAAGACCGACCTCGTCGCCCACGACCACGACGACCGTCTCGACATCGGCGCCGTGTCGCTGCGCCTGCTGCACACGCCGGGGCACACGCCGGGCAGCCAGTGCTTCCTGCTCGACGGCGCGCTGATCGCGGGCGACACGCTGTTCCTGGACGGCTGCGGCCGCACGGACCTGCCCGGCGGGGACGTCGACGCGATGTACCGGAGCCTGCAGTGGTTGGCGAACCTGCCCGGTGATCCCGTCGTCTATCCGGGGCACTGGTACTCGGCGGAGCCGTCGGCGTCGCTGTCGAACGTCCGTCGCGACAACGTCGTCTTCCGGCCCCGCTCGCTGGAGCAGTGGCGCACGATGTTCGGCGGCTGA
- a CDS encoding SDR family NAD(P)-dependent oxidoreductase, protein MNGTVLVLGGRSEIGSAVATRLAERGARSFVLAARRSGDLDAEERALRAAGAETVARVEFDADDLDSHQGMLEGVVAEHGPLDVVVTAFGILGDQARAERDAAHAVAIVHTDYTAHVSVLTHAANLLRDQGHGTLVVFSSVAGVRVRRANYVYGSAKAGLDGFASGLADALHGSGVRLLLVRPGFVVGRMTRGMTPAPFSSTPDSVADATVAALRAGKHTVWVPAVLRPVFALMRLLPRPIWRRLPR, encoded by the coding sequence ATGAACGGGACCGTGCTGGTGCTGGGAGGACGCAGCGAAATCGGGTCGGCCGTGGCGACGCGGCTGGCGGAGCGGGGCGCGCGGTCGTTCGTGCTCGCCGCGCGCCGCAGCGGGGACCTCGACGCCGAGGAGCGGGCTCTGCGAGCCGCGGGTGCCGAGACCGTGGCGCGCGTGGAGTTCGACGCCGACGATCTCGACTCGCACCAGGGGATGCTGGAGGGCGTCGTCGCCGAGCACGGCCCGCTCGACGTGGTGGTCACCGCGTTCGGGATTCTCGGCGATCAGGCGCGCGCCGAGCGCGACGCCGCCCACGCCGTGGCCATCGTCCACACCGACTACACCGCGCACGTCAGCGTGCTCACCCACGCGGCGAACCTGCTCCGAGACCAGGGACACGGCACGCTCGTCGTCTTCTCGTCGGTGGCGGGTGTGCGGGTGCGCCGCGCCAACTACGTCTACGGCTCCGCGAAGGCCGGTCTGGACGGGTTCGCGTCAGGGCTCGCCGACGCCCTGCACGGCAGTGGCGTGCGACTGCTGCTGGTGCGGCCCGGGTTCGTCGTCGGCCGGATGACCCGCGGGATGACGCCCGCCCCGTTCTCCAGCACGCCGGACTCGGTCGCCGACGCCACCGTGGCGGCGCTGCGCGCAGGAAAGCACACCGTGTGGGTGCCCGCCGTGCTGCGGCCCGTCTTCGCCCTGATGCGGCTGCTTCCCCGACCGATCTGGCGGCGCCTGCCCCGCTGA
- a CDS encoding Acg family FMN-binding oxidoreductase: MTKREWSVGETDVLARAVVRAPSVHNIQPWRLELPDGEAELFERADLALPHHDPFDRDRSISCGAAAANLEIAARVLSLCPRLTLLPDGPDSDLVARLTVDGTERPAEVELHRYSAIARRRSYRRPFAGPRVSREDVAHLLADVGDENVRIRPLLGQVEIGALIDLLDYAGTVMKNDQGYQRELAIWTIRDEETRTHGVGVAGSTLPPSSLPWAGLVRAQTSLPDRSVLAQRLAEETVLLFATGEDSREAHVRTGLAMQRLWLGAVRRGFVAAVQTQPLHLPEARRRFGEQLSLQGHPQLLMRVGRPSGAVPQSPHRRVSEVLTPRE, encoded by the coding sequence ATGACGAAGCGCGAGTGGTCGGTCGGCGAGACCGACGTGCTCGCCAGAGCCGTCGTGCGAGCACCGTCGGTGCACAACATCCAACCGTGGCGGCTGGAGCTGCCCGACGGTGAGGCGGAGCTGTTCGAGCGCGCCGACCTCGCCCTGCCCCACCACGATCCGTTCGACCGGGACCGCTCGATCTCCTGCGGTGCCGCGGCGGCGAACCTGGAGATCGCCGCGCGTGTGCTGTCGCTGTGCCCACGGTTGACGCTGCTGCCCGACGGGCCCGACTCCGACCTGGTGGCCCGGTTGACGGTCGACGGCACGGAGCGCCCCGCCGAGGTCGAGTTGCATCGCTACTCCGCGATCGCCCGCCGACGCAGCTACCGCAGACCGTTCGCGGGACCGCGGGTGTCCCGCGAGGACGTCGCCCACCTTCTCGCGGATGTCGGTGACGAGAACGTCCGAATCCGGCCGCTCCTGGGGCAGGTGGAGATCGGCGCGCTGATCGACCTGCTCGACTACGCCGGGACCGTGATGAAGAACGATCAGGGTTACCAGCGCGAGCTCGCGATCTGGACGATCCGCGACGAGGAGACCCGCACGCACGGTGTCGGGGTCGCGGGCAGCACGCTGCCGCCGTCCTCGTTGCCGTGGGCGGGCCTGGTCCGCGCCCAGACCTCGTTGCCCGACCGCAGCGTTCTCGCCCAGCGACTCGCGGAGGAGACCGTGCTGCTGTTCGCCACCGGCGAGGACAGCCGAGAGGCCCACGTGCGGACCGGACTGGCGATGCAGCGACTGTGGCTGGGCGCCGTCCGGCGCGGGTTCGTGGCGGCCGTGCAGACCCAGCCGTTGCACCTGCCCGAGGCGCGCCGTCGTTTCGGCGAGCAGTTGTCGCTGCAGGGACACCCGCAGTTGCTCATGCGCGTCGGCAGGCCCTCGGGCGCGGTACCGCAGAGCCCGCATCGTCGCGTGAGCGAGGTGCTCACTCCCCGCGAGTGA
- a CDS encoding response regulator — translation MTISVFLVDDHEIVRRGLADLLEGEPDMRIAGEAASVGEALTRIPTAGADVAVLDVRLPDGNGVELCRELLSTVEGLRCLMLTSYHDDEALFNAIMAGASGFVLKQVLGSDLVSAVRTVGSGGSLLDSKTTSALMNRIRKERADADPVAELSEQERAVFELIGEGLTNREIAARLFLAEKTVKNYVSRLLGKLGMRRRTQAAVLATELRKQNSPRFPKQG, via the coding sequence GTGACCATCAGTGTCTTTCTCGTCGACGACCACGAGATCGTGCGCCGCGGCTTGGCGGACCTGCTGGAGGGCGAACCGGACATGCGGATCGCCGGGGAGGCGGCGTCGGTGGGCGAGGCGCTCACGCGCATCCCGACGGCGGGGGCGGACGTCGCCGTACTGGACGTGCGGCTGCCCGACGGCAACGGCGTGGAACTGTGCCGGGAACTGCTGTCCACGGTCGAGGGCCTGCGTTGCCTGATGCTGACCTCCTACCACGACGACGAGGCGCTGTTCAACGCGATCATGGCCGGGGCTTCGGGGTTCGTCCTCAAGCAGGTTCTGGGCTCCGACCTGGTGTCCGCCGTCCGCACCGTCGGTTCAGGAGGGTCGTTGCTGGACAGCAAGACGACCTCGGCGCTCATGAACCGCATCCGGAAGGAACGGGCCGACGCCGACCCCGTCGCCGAGCTGTCCGAGCAGGAACGGGCGGTCTTCGAGCTGATCGGGGAGGGCCTCACGAACCGCGAGATCGCCGCGCGGCTCTTCCTGGCCGAGAAGACCGTGAAGAACTACGTCTCCCGCCTGCTCGGCAAACTCGGCATGCGCCGCCGGACCCAGGCGGCCGTGCTCGCCACCGAGCTGCGCAAGCAGAACTCGCCCCGCTTTCCCAAGCAGGGTTAG
- a CDS encoding sensor histidine kinase, protein MSAEEPAVGHSGDDSRRTRALAGLRLDELLHEVQDRIGEIVRTRDRLQGLLDAVLAVSSGLEIDSTLQRIVEAATELVDARYGALGVLNEEGDRLAEFLHVGMEPEAAARMPHLPEGRGLLGLLIDDPRPVRLKDLSRHPVSVGFPEHHPPMHSFLGVPVRLRDEVYGNLYLTEKRGGVEFTSDDEVILQTLAAAAGVAVDNARLFEQSRRRERWLGAVAEINGELLGGASVEATLRLVVRRMCELAEARDAVILLAADEMSDIVSTNVSVEGVSALARLAVDVRGDSAVARAMRDGVPRLFADLASALPPELTDGTEDADDLGLGPGAVLPLMGAAGTGGALVTVRAKGAPTFTRDHLPMLTSLADQAAVALEFADKQRSQRLLDVLAERDRIAQDLHDHVIQRLFATGMSLQGTLRRIDDVHARARVEQAVEQLDATVREIRTSIFDLHASEHPEGTSLRRRLLDIVEQLTTESDVAPTMKLSSALDSLVAPQVGEHAEAVLGEALSNALRHSHGDAIRIVVDASERRLVVEVADNGVGIPPDARRSGLENMEKRARQCDGELFVRNEPEGGTCVLWRVPL, encoded by the coding sequence ATGTCAGCGGAGGAGCCTGCGGTCGGCCACAGCGGCGACGACAGTCGGAGAACGCGTGCTCTCGCCGGCCTGCGCCTCGACGAGCTGCTCCACGAGGTGCAGGACCGCATCGGTGAGATCGTCCGTACGCGCGACCGTCTCCAGGGACTGCTCGACGCGGTGCTCGCGGTCTCGTCGGGCCTCGAAATCGACTCGACGTTGCAGCGCATCGTGGAGGCGGCCACCGAACTCGTCGACGCCCGCTACGGCGCCCTGGGTGTTCTCAACGAGGAGGGCGACCGGCTCGCCGAGTTCCTCCACGTGGGCATGGAGCCCGAAGCCGCCGCGCGCATGCCGCATCTCCCCGAAGGCCGCGGCCTGCTGGGGCTGCTGATCGACGACCCGCGACCCGTGCGGCTCAAGGACCTCTCCCGGCATCCGGTGTCGGTGGGCTTCCCGGAGCACCACCCACCCATGCACAGCTTCCTCGGCGTCCCCGTGCGCCTGCGTGACGAGGTCTACGGCAACCTCTACCTGACCGAGAAGCGCGGTGGTGTCGAGTTCACCTCCGACGACGAGGTGATCCTCCAGACGCTGGCCGCCGCGGCGGGCGTGGCGGTGGACAACGCCCGCCTGTTCGAGCAGTCGCGCAGGCGAGAGCGCTGGCTCGGCGCCGTGGCCGAGATCAACGGCGAGCTGCTGGGTGGGGCGTCGGTGGAGGCGACGCTGCGTCTCGTCGTGCGGCGGATGTGCGAACTCGCCGAGGCCCGGGACGCGGTCATCCTGCTCGCGGCCGACGAGATGTCCGACATCGTCTCGACGAACGTGTCGGTGGAGGGCGTCTCCGCGTTGGCGCGCCTGGCCGTGGACGTCCGAGGTGACTCCGCCGTCGCGCGAGCCATGCGCGACGGCGTTCCTCGCCTGTTCGCCGACCTCGCCTCGGCGCTGCCCCCCGAGCTCACCGACGGCACGGAGGACGCCGACGACCTCGGCCTCGGGCCCGGCGCCGTGCTGCCGCTCATGGGCGCGGCGGGCACGGGCGGAGCACTCGTCACGGTGCGGGCCAAGGGCGCACCGACGTTCACCCGGGATCACCTGCCGATGCTCACGTCGCTGGCGGACCAGGCCGCCGTGGCGCTGGAGTTCGCGGACAAGCAGCGCAGCCAGCGGCTGCTCGACGTGCTGGCCGAACGCGATCGCATCGCCCAGGACCTCCACGACCACGTCATCCAACGACTGTTCGCCACCGGCATGAGCCTTCAGGGCACACTCCGGCGCATCGACGACGTCCACGCCCGGGCCCGTGTGGAGCAGGCCGTCGAGCAGCTCGACGCCACGGTGCGGGAGATCCGCACGTCGATCTTCGACCTGCACGCCTCGGAGCACCCGGAAGGGACGAGCCTGCGCCGGCGGCTGCTCGACATCGTGGAGCAGCTCACCACGGAGAGCGACGTCGCGCCCACGATGAAGCTGTCGAGTGCCCTCGACTCCCTCGTCGCGCCGCAGGTGGGCGAGCACGCCGAGGCCGTACTGGGGGAGGCGTTGAGCAACGCGCTGCGGCACTCCCACGGCGACGCGATCCGCATCGTGGTGGACGCCTCGGAGCGCCGGCTGGTGGTCGAGGTCGCCGACAACGGCGTGGGCATCCCGCCCGACGCCCGGCGCTCCGGCCTGGAGAACATGGAGAAGCGGGCCCGCCAGTGCGACGGGGAGCTCTTCGTCCGGAACGAGCCCGAGGGCGGTACGTGCGTGCTGTGGCGGGTGCCCCTCTAA
- a CDS encoding Acg family FMN-binding oxidoreductase: MTDTAPGALDTVVAEALRAGTRAPSPHNTQPWLFAVRDGEIDVLLDESRVLTVSDPDGREAILACGAAVLNIRLALARRGIACAVSILPDRTRPDLVATLRVGVGRRPPADDVRLAAAIAERHTNRRPFVDSPVPSVVRHALIRAAREEGARLMLLTEPAAFDAFAALLRRAEHLQRQDEAFLAELEAWSHHGERRDGVPLSAGGPRVPDEAALALREFGGAARRAAREFERQPLVAVLTTPGDTRRDAVRAGQALQRVLLTVTAHGLQASFLAQPLEIPAIRAELRTMLGGTDHPQAALRIGYGHPGTPTPRRALDDVLVGHSGER; the protein is encoded by the coding sequence ATGACCGACACCGCACCGGGCGCCCTCGACACGGTCGTCGCGGAGGCGCTGCGGGCGGGCACCCGGGCGCCCTCCCCGCACAACACCCAGCCGTGGTTGTTCGCCGTGCGTGACGGCGAGATCGACGTGCTCCTCGACGAGAGCCGGGTGCTCACGGTGAGCGATCCGGACGGCAGGGAGGCGATCCTCGCCTGCGGCGCGGCCGTGCTCAACATCCGGCTCGCCCTCGCCCGTCGGGGCATCGCCTGCGCGGTGTCCATCCTGCCGGACCGGACCCGTCCCGACCTGGTCGCCACGCTCCGGGTCGGCGTCGGCCGGAGGCCACCCGCCGACGACGTGCGACTCGCCGCGGCCATCGCCGAGCGACACACCAACCGTCGCCCGTTCGTGGACTCGCCGGTGCCGTCGGTGGTGCGACACGCGCTGATCCGGGCGGCGCGGGAGGAGGGGGCGCGGCTGATGCTGCTCACCGAACCCGCCGCGTTCGACGCGTTCGCCGCACTCCTGCGGCGAGCGGAGCACCTCCAGCGACAGGACGAGGCGTTCCTCGCCGAGCTGGAGGCGTGGAGCCATCACGGCGAGCGGCGCGACGGCGTCCCGCTGTCGGCGGGCGGGCCGAGGGTCCCGGACGAGGCCGCGTTGGCCCTGCGGGAGTTCGGGGGAGCCGCGCGCAGGGCAGCGCGGGAGTTCGAGCGGCAACCTCTCGTCGCCGTGCTCACGACCCCGGGCGACACGCGCCGCGACGCGGTCCGGGCGGGGCAGGCGCTCCAGCGGGTCCTGCTCACCGTCACCGCCCACGGCCTGCAGGCGTCGTTCCTCGCGCAACCGCTGGAGATTCCGGCGATCCGGGCGGAACTGCGGACGATGCTCGGGGGCACGGACCACCCGCAGGCGGCACTGCGGATCGGGTACGGGCATCCCGGCACGCCCACCCCCCGGCGGGCCCTGGACGACGTGCTCGTTGGTCACAGCGGTGAGAGGTGA
- a CDS encoding universal stress protein — MPGDAPTDGTIVVGIDGSPASRQALRWACYQAEITGGSVLALSVREESAFLPGSEFALRQRGSWRSDEAVRAALHRTVSLVSTSAPVRERVVSGQPADELLAAAHDADLLVLGTDAHRGLSAVPLGGVAVECVRRAVCPLVLVPAAPAR; from the coding sequence ATGCCCGGTGACGCTCCGACCGACGGCACGATCGTGGTCGGCATCGACGGCTCGCCCGCGTCACGCCAGGCGCTCCGCTGGGCGTGCTACCAGGCCGAGATCACCGGTGGGAGCGTCCTGGCACTGTCGGTGCGGGAGGAGTCGGCGTTCCTGCCAGGCTCGGAGTTCGCGTTGCGCCAACGGGGTTCGTGGCGCAGCGACGAGGCGGTGCGCGCGGCCCTGCACCGGACGGTGAGCCTGGTCAGCACGTCGGCGCCCGTGCGCGAGCGCGTGGTCAGCGGTCAGCCCGCGGACGAACTGCTGGCCGCCGCTCACGACGCCGACCTGCTGGTGCTGGGCACGGACGCGCACCGCGGACTCAGCGCGGTGCCGCTGGGCGGCGTGGCCGTCGAGTGCGTCCGGCGTGCCGTGTGTCCGCTGGTGCTGGTGCCCGCCGCTCCGGCGCGGTGA
- a CDS encoding CBS domain-containing protein, which yields MRAKDIMTTPVVTVSPDDPVKKATRLLAEHGFTALPVVDEGDRVVGIVTEADVVAGRVPPDARYRTGAAAAPTTDARESVAEIMTTSPTCTQQGTDVAELVGTLLEGHYRAVPVLAGSKLVGVVTRSDVVRALSRDDADIARDVRRRLMVYGGPDRWSVVVDGGTVTVLDDHDDPTDRHVATVLAESVPGVVRATVRHRSRDED from the coding sequence ATGCGCGCCAAGGACATCATGACGACGCCGGTGGTCACGGTCTCACCGGACGACCCGGTGAAGAAGGCGACGCGACTGCTGGCCGAGCACGGCTTCACGGCCCTGCCCGTGGTGGACGAGGGCGACCGCGTGGTGGGCATCGTCACGGAGGCCGACGTCGTCGCCGGGCGCGTGCCGCCCGACGCGCGGTACCGCACCGGAGCGGCGGCCGCGCCGACGACGGACGCGCGCGAGTCGGTGGCCGAGATCATGACGACCTCGCCGACGTGCACCCAGCAGGGGACGGACGTGGCGGAACTGGTGGGAACGCTGCTGGAGGGCCACTACCGGGCCGTACCGGTGCTGGCGGGCTCGAAACTGGTGGGCGTCGTGACGCGCAGCGACGTCGTGCGAGCGTTGTCGCGGGACGACGCCGACATCGCCCGGGACGTCCGTCGCCGGCTGATGGTCTACGGCGGGCCCGACCGGTGGAGCGTGGTGGTCGACGGCGGTACGGTGACCGTCCTGGACGATCACGACGACCCCACCGACCGCCACGTCGCCACGGTCCTCGCCGAGTCGGTGCCGGGCGTGGTGCGGGCGACGGTCCGGCACCGGAGCCGCGACGAAGACTGA
- a CDS encoding universal stress protein: protein MSTIVVGVDGSESALGAVRWAAEEAALRADTVRLVHAYVVPLHGYPDFVATFPRLRDGMRHQGGAWLDEARETVGAVAPDVPVETDLVEEEAVSALVEESRRARITVLGSRGLGGFTGMLVGSVAVGLATHGHSPVVVVRRSTESLGPEAPIVVGADGSEASTAALRFAFDEAVARAAPVTVVRTWRGIFLDEAVPRYPMKVDPAEIEDGERAALAEQVGPLRESHPDIAVETVVVRGRPVRTLLHHGRSARMLVVGSRGRSGFSGMLLGSTSQALVTHAPCPVAVIRSGE, encoded by the coding sequence ATGAGCACGATCGTCGTGGGCGTCGACGGGTCGGAGTCGGCGCTCGGCGCAGTACGGTGGGCCGCCGAGGAAGCGGCTCTTCGAGCGGACACGGTTCGGCTCGTCCACGCCTACGTGGTGCCGCTGCACGGGTATCCGGATTTCGTCGCCACGTTCCCGCGACTGCGGGACGGGATGCGGCACCAGGGCGGGGCGTGGCTCGACGAGGCCCGGGAGACGGTCGGCGCGGTGGCGCCCGACGTCCCCGTCGAGACGGACCTCGTCGAGGAGGAAGCCGTGAGCGCCCTTGTCGAGGAATCACGCCGGGCGCGGATCACGGTGCTCGGGTCGCGCGGCCTGGGCGGGTTCACCGGCATGCTCGTCGGTTCGGTGGCCGTGGGGCTGGCCACGCACGGTCACTCGCCGGTGGTGGTCGTGCGGCGGTCGACGGAGTCCCTCGGGCCCGAAGCCCCGATCGTGGTCGGTGCCGACGGTTCCGAGGCCAGCACGGCGGCGTTGCGGTTCGCGTTCGACGAGGCGGTCGCCAGAGCGGCACCGGTGACCGTGGTGCGCACGTGGCGCGGCATCTTCCTCGACGAGGCCGTTCCGCGCTATCCGATGAAGGTCGACCCCGCCGAGATCGAGGACGGTGAGCGCGCCGCGCTCGCCGAGCAGGTCGGGCCGCTGCGGGAGAGTCACCCCGACATCGCCGTCGAGACCGTCGTCGTCCGTGGCCGGCCCGTGCGGACGCTGCTCCACCACGGCCGGAGCGCGCGCATGCTCGTGGTGGGCAGCCGAGGTCGCAGTGGCTTCAGCGGGATGCTGCTCGGCTCCACGAGCCAGGCCCTGGTGACCCACGCGCCGTGCCCCGTGGCCGTGATCCGTTCGGGAGAGTAA
- a CDS encoding universal stress protein: MTGEGVPPGLVVGVDGGTSALRATAWAASTAARRHKPLLLVTAMDPPTPYGTGIGMPPDHFLEMETKGRAWLDRARSTAERAGGPAEIGTELVIGGATATLAERAQHAACTVIGGHAPQSHGGRLGAVATGLMGHVPCPVAIVRWTRETEQPPEGGPVVVGVDGSPTSVEAVVVAYEEAALRGAPLIAVHAASGSRRGLFHHHAEGPWGEGETAEAITLAERLAGMREWYPEVEVERVVTRDAPRDALLGYARSAQLLVVGSTGHRELSGRLLGSTSHALARSAPCPLLVVPRGTRPEPQRSRSRRREKTGP, from the coding sequence ATGACGGGCGAGGGTGTGCCGCCAGGCCTGGTGGTGGGCGTGGACGGTGGGACGTCGGCGTTGCGAGCCACGGCGTGGGCGGCGTCGACGGCGGCGAGACGGCACAAGCCCTTGTTGCTGGTGACGGCCATGGACCCGCCCACTCCCTACGGCACCGGGATCGGGATGCCGCCCGACCACTTCCTGGAGATGGAGACCAAGGGCCGGGCGTGGCTGGATCGGGCCCGGTCGACGGCCGAGCGGGCGGGCGGGCCGGCGGAGATCGGCACCGAACTCGTGATCGGTGGTGCCACCGCCACGCTGGCGGAGCGCGCGCAGCACGCGGCCTGCACCGTCATCGGCGGGCACGCGCCGCAGAGCCACGGTGGGCGGCTGGGCGCGGTGGCCACGGGCCTCATGGGCCACGTTCCCTGCCCGGTGGCGATCGTGCGTTGGACCAGGGAGACCGAACAGCCGCCGGAAGGCGGCCCGGTGGTGGTGGGCGTCGACGGCTCACCCACGAGTGTGGAGGCCGTGGTCGTCGCCTACGAGGAGGCCGCTCTCCGTGGCGCACCGCTGATCGCCGTCCACGCGGCGAGCGGGTCGCGGCGTGGCCTGTTCCATCACCACGCCGAAGGGCCCTGGGGTGAAGGGGAGACCGCCGAGGCCATCACGCTCGCGGAACGGCTGGCGGGCATGCGCGAGTGGTACCCGGAGGTGGAGGTCGAGCGGGTCGTCACCCGCGACGCGCCGCGAGACGCGCTGCTGGGGTATGCCCGGTCGGCGCAGCTGCTGGTCGTCGGCAGCACCGGACACCGGGAGTTGAGCGGGCGGTTGCTGGGTTCGACGAGCCACGCCCTGGCCCGCTCGGCGCCCTGCCCGTTGCTGGTGGTGCCGCGAGGAACCAGGCCGGAGCCCCAGAGAAGCCGGAGCCGACGTCGGGAGAAGACAGGACCATGA